The proteins below are encoded in one region of Hydrogenobacter sp.:
- the rpsH gene encoding 30S ribosomal protein S8: MDSIADMFSAIKNAISRRRDYVDVPSSKMKEAILELLKKEGYIKDWERLQGEGYTKGTQYILRVHLKYLDPRKQQSAVRELLRVSKPGRRVYTPKHAIRYVQKGLGIAILSTDAGVLTDHQARKLGKGGEVIAYVW; this comes from the coding sequence ATGGATAGTATAGCGGACATGTTTTCGGCTATTAAAAACGCTATAAGCAGGAGAAGGGATTACGTGGATGTGCCTTCTTCAAAGATGAAGGAAGCCATATTGGAGCTTTTAAAAAAGGAAGGCTACATAAAGGATTGGGAAAGACTTCAAGGCGAGGGCTACACAAAGGGGACTCAATACATCCTTAGAGTGCATCTGAAGTACTTAGATCCGAGAAAACAGCAAAGCGCCGTAAGAGAGCTTTTGAGAGTTTCAAAACCCGGAAGGAGAGTGTATACACCCAAACACGCTATAAGGTATGTTCAAAAAGGTCTCGGAATAGCGATTCTTTCAACCGATGCAGGTGTATTGACGGATCATCAAGCGAGAAAACTTGGAAAAGGTGGTGAAGTTATAGCTTACGTTTGGTGA
- a CDS encoding type Z 30S ribosomal protein S14 yields the protein MARKAKVAKDIKHFPKYDVRHKNRCPVCGRPRGFIRYFSMCRLCFRELALKGELPGVRKASW from the coding sequence ATGGCTCGAAAGGCTAAGGTAGCTAAGGATATCAAACATTTTCCTAAGTACGACGTGAGGCACAAAAACAGGTGTCCTGTGTGTGGAAGACCGAGAGGTTTTATAAGGTACTTTAGTATGTGTAGGCTGTGTTTTAGAGAGCTTGCATTAAAGGGTGAACTGCCAGGAGTCAGAAAGGCAAGTTGGTAA